In one Bryobacteraceae bacterium genomic region, the following are encoded:
- a CDS encoding DEAD/DEAH box helicase: protein MSPQFAPGDLVFARGREWVAMPSPVAEWLCLRPLSGAEADIQFLHPALEREPVRPARFELPDGKTLATQDAARLLADALRLSLRRGAGPFRSAARLGFEPRAYQLVPLLMALRLPTVRLMIADDVGIGKTIEAGLILRELADRGEIDRIAVLCPPHLVEQWTSELKLKFDLDAVAVTAATAARLERGLPASQTLFDAHPFTVVSLDYIKADKRRESFARSCPKTIVVDEAHACVGTHQGRQQRFELLKRLSEDQERHLILLTATPHSGDEGAFDRLLSLLDPSFTTSSINDADDRIRVARHLVQRRRIDLMGHDWGEDRTFPRHETKEHPYPLDSAHQAFHEAALDYCLSVVTTSGEDQHRRGLAFWGTLALMRCVGSSPASAASALRNRLANDIDRLGEQVFDDDEVESIDVEPAPGMEAATGAGNVSPLEKLIALADKLTKGKDPKLSAVVDVLKPLIASGANPVVFCRFIATADHVAEGLRKAFPDLRVEAVTGALPSEERRARVEEMGSAPQRLLVATDCLSEGINLQALFDTVIHYDLSWNPTRHQQREGRVDRFGQTKPLVRSVLLYSPDSAIDGAVLDVILRKAAAIRKATGVTVPLPDERGAVTGALMNAVLLRKGKTQQLTLDFGFAKDAQDMEIRWRDAQEGEKKSRARFAQNAIKPEEVAPEWRRWRELLGGPAEVRRFVERALSRLDVPLDVSGSVPQAHLHALPLGLRERLAARGLEGTVRLAFEEPPPPNAEVVVRSHPLPATLAEALLEAALEPTSSPVPPVGRAGAWPTPAVKAITVLALLRLRFKLIIRGRKEKMLLVEESAAIAFEGTEDTPCATGSAAWSLLEASSSGNLADVARERMVEKARDRIAALLDGPIAAYAKERADSLAEDHGRVRAAGVNVPRVTVESVLPADIMGVFALIPGSV from the coding sequence ATGAGCCCTCAGTTTGCTCCCGGCGACCTCGTCTTTGCACGAGGCCGGGAATGGGTCGCTATGCCCTCCCCTGTTGCTGAATGGCTATGCCTTCGACCTCTGTCCGGTGCGGAGGCCGACATTCAGTTCCTTCACCCGGCGCTGGAGCGCGAACCAGTCCGGCCGGCACGATTCGAGCTCCCGGACGGCAAGACTCTGGCCACTCAGGACGCTGCCAGACTCCTCGCCGACGCGCTCCGTCTCTCCTTGCGAAGAGGGGCAGGCCCGTTTCGTTCTGCCGCAAGACTTGGATTCGAGCCCCGAGCTTATCAATTGGTTCCATTGCTGATGGCGCTTCGCCTTCCCACCGTCCGCCTGATGATCGCTGACGACGTCGGAATCGGCAAGACGATTGAGGCAGGGCTCATTCTTCGGGAGTTGGCTGACCGCGGCGAGATCGATCGAATCGCGGTCCTGTGCCCCCCGCATCTGGTGGAACAGTGGACATCTGAGCTGAAGTTGAAGTTCGATCTGGACGCTGTCGCGGTGACCGCGGCCACCGCGGCCCGCCTGGAACGCGGTCTCCCAGCTTCCCAAACCCTATTCGATGCCCATCCATTCACAGTCGTCAGTCTGGACTACATCAAGGCCGACAAACGGCGTGAGAGCTTCGCACGTTCGTGCCCCAAGACCATCGTTGTTGATGAGGCACATGCCTGCGTTGGTACCCATCAAGGCCGCCAGCAGAGATTCGAACTCCTCAAGCGCCTATCGGAAGACCAGGAGCGTCACCTTATACTCCTGACAGCCACACCACACAGCGGCGACGAGGGCGCGTTTGACCGGCTCCTGAGCCTCCTCGATCCCAGCTTCACCACCAGTTCGATCAACGACGCCGATGATCGCATTCGAGTCGCCCGGCATTTGGTACAACGCCGCCGAATCGATCTCATGGGGCATGATTGGGGGGAAGACCGCACCTTCCCTCGGCACGAAACGAAGGAACATCCCTATCCGCTGGATTCCGCTCATCAGGCCTTCCATGAAGCGGCGCTGGACTATTGCCTTTCGGTAGTTACGACGTCCGGAGAGGACCAGCACCGCCGTGGCCTCGCCTTCTGGGGAACGCTCGCGCTCATGCGTTGTGTTGGGTCGTCGCCAGCCTCCGCGGCAAGCGCACTGCGGAACCGACTGGCGAACGATATCGACAGGCTGGGCGAGCAGGTCTTCGACGATGACGAAGTTGAGTCGATTGACGTCGAACCGGCGCCCGGCATGGAGGCGGCCACTGGCGCCGGGAATGTGAGCCCGCTGGAGAAGCTCATCGCGCTGGCTGACAAGCTAACAAAGGGAAAAGATCCCAAGCTGTCGGCCGTAGTTGACGTACTCAAGCCATTGATCGCCAGCGGCGCTAACCCCGTCGTCTTCTGCCGCTTCATCGCCACTGCCGATCACGTGGCCGAAGGCCTGCGAAAGGCTTTCCCGGACCTTCGTGTGGAAGCGGTCACCGGAGCATTGCCTTCAGAGGAGCGCCGGGCTCGCGTCGAAGAGATGGGCTCTGCACCGCAACGGCTTCTGGTTGCGACTGATTGCCTTTCGGAAGGCATCAACCTCCAGGCCCTCTTCGACACCGTCATTCACTACGACCTGTCCTGGAATCCTACGCGTCACCAACAGCGCGAAGGCCGCGTGGACCGGTTCGGGCAAACGAAGCCGCTCGTAAGGTCGGTGCTCTTGTACTCTCCCGATAGCGCCATCGACGGTGCGGTGCTGGATGTCATCCTCCGCAAAGCCGCTGCTATCCGCAAAGCCACTGGGGTCACCGTACCGCTACCCGACGAACGAGGAGCCGTCACCGGCGCTCTTATGAACGCAGTACTCCTGCGCAAAGGCAAGACGCAGCAACTGACGCTCGACTTTGGCTTCGCCAAAGACGCACAAGATATGGAAATTCGCTGGCGCGACGCCCAAGAGGGTGAAAAGAAATCACGTGCTCGCTTCGCGCAGAACGCCATCAAGCCGGAAGAAGTAGCTCCCGAATGGCGTCGCTGGCGTGAACTCTTGGGCGGACCCGCCGAGGTTCGTCGTTTCGTAGAGCGAGCCCTCAGCCGGCTTGACGTTCCCTTGGACGTTAGCGGCTCTGTGCCGCAAGCGCATCTTCACGCTCTGCCCCTGGGACTCCGGGAACGCCTCGCCGCTCGCGGCCTCGAGGGGACGGTTCGCTTGGCGTTTGAGGAGCCGCCGCCGCCAAACGCGGAAGTGGTCGTGCGCAGTCATCCGCTACCCGCAACTCTCGCTGAAGCCCTACTCGAAGCCGCTCTCGAGCCAACTTCAAGCCCAGTCCCACCCGTCGGCCGCGCGGGCGCTTGGCCAACGCCCGCAGTCAAAGCGATAACTGTGCTCGCCCTGCTGCGCCTTCGCTTCAAACTGATCATCCGAGGACGCAAGGAGAAGATGCTCCTGGTAGAAGAGTCCGCCGCCATTGCCTTTGAGGGAACCGAGGACACGCCATGCGCCACCGGCTCGGCCGCCTGGAGCTTGCTTGAAGCAAGTTCGAGTGGCAACCTGGCCGACGTCGCTAGAGAACGTATGGTCGAAAAGGCGCGCGACCGAATCGCTGCGTTGCTCGACGGGCCAATTGCAGCCTACGCGAAAGAACGAGCAGATTCATTGGCTGAGGACCACGGGCGCGTTCGCGCCGCTGGCGTCAACGTCCCGCGAGTCACCGTCGAGTCGGTTCTGCCGGCCGACATCATGGGCGTCTTCGCATTGATTCCGGGGAGTGTGTGA
- a CDS encoding DEAD/DEAH box helicase, producing MNVFELDDWIIGDYERFARSFTQIRAGDIRDQVDALYSTGRFWPEPLISINPHYERDADVESLVKEGLLHPNTAQIFRVGDAPITLYRHQAQAIAKASKGDSFVVTTGTGSGKSLCFFIPIIDAAVRARVAGSKPRTRAIIVYPMNALANSQMQELKKFIDQAGLPENLRPTFARYTGQEDRDERELIKASKPDILLTNFMMLELLMTRQSERDKTVIGNAEGLDFLVLDELHTYRGRQGADVAMLVRRVKDRLCRRKSPICIGTSATMANEGEEETRAAAVARVAARLFGEPVTPDAVIDESLERATDSTVSPLGSDLAAAVDADIPDVLDDNALRRHPLAVWIELQIGLKDGQRLTRREPTTIEQASALLANECGRDQTLCRPQLQNMLTLMSKSSAERGGSGDRAFLSFKLHRFISGAGFVYATLRGAGERRVTLEGQRFDPSDPESRLYPTFFCRTCGQEFHPVVLVEKEGTRQVLPRPIDETPIEENGSEEQAGYLMPEPASDPDYSFSGEADDFPEEWTEIGPSGVRRLRADKRPLAPQRISVKASGLVDGGGRFSLFLPGKFRFCPNCKDQPPGQAREINKLAGLSAEGRSSATTLLVSSALRWMNKSDSAVSTDKRKLLGFTDNRQDAALQAGHFNDFLFVSLFRAATLAAVRATGPDGLGDDEFGRRVQAALGFTAVNKSRRSEWLARPDAVGVGLIEAERSLARVLAHRVWADQRRGWRFTNPSLEELGMIRAIYVGLDELAADPDAFSSASPELRALSTEKRRDALVVLLDSLRRGLAVTADALDPAMVDIIATAARQTLRHPWSIAQQENPRIAAALLVDAPRREDVSLRGEPLIVRGGPRSRLAKQLNRSEIWGRRLPAQTYLEVVQSLLAVAERYQLVRRVPTTFDVDGWRLEANAIRLVEGSGRDDAKPVNTYFMDLYETLALALTKGGDGLFGLESREHTAQVEQERREWREWRFRWGVEDRQKLEQEKEKLREEGEPNVFLPALFCSPTMELGVDISALNAVYLRNVPPTPANYAQRSGRAGRSGQAALVVTYCAAQSPHDQHYFANPKQMVSGIVRPPALELANRDLIESHLHAVWLAESGQNLQEDIPHVLDLSEGALPIRKEIENSLSAPDLASRAHVSMLRVLKSVGAEITPANAPWAADQEAFVWTVAGNALTRFSTAFDRWRQLYLSAHSQLTEANRKSEMHGLSSAERRDAKLAQAQANEQLALLEKGRSTGGSDFYTYRYLATEGFLPGYNFPRLPIYAYVPALGAGGPKAAYLQRARFLAIAEFGPRSLIYHEGRAFRVHKAKLSPELRAAEGGRLATRTLFVCEQCGAAHETEPERCQVCFARMGGVNPIRNIVRIDNVETKPAERITANDEERQRQGFEIQTVFAWQQRDGRPDVTSAVAQDRLGPILRLDYAPGARISRVNKGLRRRREKSLLGFGIEPATGRWVAGPEDAGNGDPDQGPPDTLAVQRIVPIVEDNKNAALLRFAVEPRSIVTIATLQHAFTRGLETVFQLEEGETLTEPVPSRDNRKGVLAFEATEGGAGVLTRLVSERNRLADVARSALGLMHYQNLDHAISTGDPATLTEVPNAGCVKGCYRCLLSYYNQPDHEHIDRTDPEVLEILLRLARADVAPLEKKRREADTESPDLAGEWRLPEPDINPLVLDGVAFPRVWRSHLVVAPSKPPGSEQLAALEALGFSVIVFDSAISDAPPAELRRLLGGPAE from the coding sequence GTGAACGTTTTCGAATTGGACGATTGGATCATCGGCGACTACGAGCGATTCGCCAGATCGTTCACACAGATTCGCGCTGGGGATATTCGAGACCAAGTCGACGCTCTTTATTCCACTGGCCGGTTCTGGCCAGAGCCCCTGATCAGCATCAATCCGCACTACGAGAGAGACGCCGACGTCGAATCGCTCGTCAAGGAAGGACTGCTCCACCCTAACACGGCCCAGATTTTTCGCGTCGGCGATGCCCCCATCACGCTATATCGGCATCAAGCGCAAGCTATCGCAAAGGCTTCCAAAGGTGATAGCTTCGTCGTCACTACGGGGACCGGGTCGGGGAAGTCACTGTGTTTCTTCATCCCGATAATCGATGCGGCTGTCCGGGCACGCGTAGCAGGTAGCAAGCCTCGCACCCGGGCAATCATTGTCTACCCCATGAACGCACTGGCCAATAGCCAGATGCAGGAACTCAAGAAGTTCATCGATCAGGCCGGGCTTCCCGAGAACCTGAGGCCAACGTTCGCCAGGTACACCGGCCAGGAAGACAGGGACGAGCGGGAACTGATCAAGGCCTCGAAACCGGACATTTTGCTGACCAACTTCATGATGCTGGAACTGCTCATGACACGGCAAAGTGAGAGGGACAAGACTGTCATCGGCAATGCGGAGGGCCTGGACTTCCTCGTCCTTGACGAGCTCCATACCTACCGGGGCAGGCAGGGTGCGGATGTCGCGATGCTTGTGCGTCGCGTCAAGGATCGCCTTTGCAGGCGGAAGTCGCCGATCTGCATTGGCACGTCTGCAACCATGGCGAATGAGGGAGAAGAGGAAACCAGAGCTGCGGCCGTAGCCAGAGTTGCAGCGCGTCTTTTCGGAGAACCGGTCACGCCAGACGCTGTCATCGATGAGAGCCTCGAGCGGGCCACCGATTCCACTGTGTCGCCGTTGGGAAGTGATCTGGCGGCGGCCGTCGATGCTGACATCCCGGATGTTCTTGATGACAATGCGCTTCGCCGCCATCCGCTGGCTGTGTGGATCGAGTTGCAGATTGGCCTCAAGGATGGCCAGCGCCTCACCCGACGAGAGCCCACCACAATTGAACAAGCCTCGGCGCTGCTGGCGAATGAATGTGGCCGAGATCAGACGCTCTGCCGCCCGCAGTTGCAGAACATGCTCACGCTGATGAGCAAGTCGAGCGCTGAACGTGGTGGATCCGGTGACCGTGCGTTTCTCTCCTTCAAGCTGCATCGCTTCATCTCGGGGGCGGGCTTCGTGTATGCCACGCTCAGAGGGGCTGGTGAGCGGCGTGTGACGCTTGAAGGTCAGCGTTTTGACCCAAGCGATCCTGAATCCCGTCTCTACCCAACGTTTTTCTGCCGCACCTGTGGCCAGGAGTTTCATCCGGTCGTCTTGGTTGAAAAAGAAGGGACGCGACAGGTGCTTCCCAGGCCGATCGACGAAACGCCAATCGAGGAAAACGGATCGGAGGAGCAAGCCGGATACTTGATGCCGGAACCGGCCAGCGATCCCGACTACAGCTTCTCGGGCGAGGCGGACGATTTTCCTGAAGAATGGACTGAGATCGGACCTAGCGGAGTCAGGCGCCTGCGAGCCGACAAACGTCCTCTCGCGCCGCAGCGAATCAGTGTGAAAGCAAGTGGTCTGGTGGACGGCGGTGGGCGGTTCTCACTGTTTCTCCCGGGCAAGTTCAGATTCTGCCCCAACTGCAAGGACCAACCCCCAGGTCAAGCTCGTGAAATCAACAAGCTTGCCGGGCTGTCTGCCGAAGGTAGAAGTTCAGCCACCACGCTGCTCGTGTCGAGCGCATTACGGTGGATGAATAAGTCGGACAGCGCGGTTTCAACCGACAAGCGCAAGCTGCTCGGCTTCACGGACAACCGCCAGGATGCAGCCCTCCAGGCTGGACACTTCAATGATTTCTTGTTCGTATCTCTTTTTCGGGCAGCGACCTTAGCAGCCGTTCGGGCAACTGGGCCAGACGGCCTTGGTGATGACGAGTTTGGAAGACGCGTCCAGGCTGCCCTCGGATTCACAGCCGTCAACAAGTCGAGGCGATCAGAATGGTTGGCCAGGCCGGATGCTGTAGGGGTGGGATTGATCGAAGCTGAAAGATCACTCGCGAGAGTGTTGGCTCATCGAGTATGGGCTGACCAGAGACGCGGTTGGCGCTTCACCAACCCGAGTCTGGAAGAGTTAGGCATGATTCGAGCCATCTATGTTGGCCTCGATGAACTCGCGGCGGACCCCGACGCGTTCTCCTCTGCTTCCCCTGAACTGCGTGCGCTCTCGACGGAGAAGCGCCGTGATGCTCTTGTGGTCTTGCTCGACAGCCTGCGCCGAGGATTGGCTGTGACTGCCGATGCTCTCGATCCCGCGATGGTCGATATCATCGCCACGGCGGCACGACAGACTCTTCGACATCCGTGGTCCATAGCCCAACAGGAGAACCCACGAATCGCGGCCGCTTTGCTTGTGGACGCACCTCGTCGTGAAGATGTCAGTCTCCGCGGCGAGCCGCTTATCGTTCGGGGTGGTCCCCGCAGCAGATTGGCGAAGCAGTTGAACAGGAGCGAAATTTGGGGGAGACGGCTGCCCGCGCAGACGTACCTAGAAGTTGTCCAGTCCCTCCTGGCTGTTGCAGAGCGCTACCAACTCGTCCGGCGTGTTCCCACGACGTTCGACGTTGACGGATGGAGACTCGAGGCGAATGCGATTCGGCTGGTGGAGGGCTCGGGGCGCGACGATGCCAAGCCGGTAAACACATATTTTATGGACCTCTACGAAACGCTTGCACTGGCATTGACCAAAGGCGGTGATGGACTGTTCGGTCTTGAGAGCCGTGAACACACGGCACAAGTTGAACAGGAGCGCCGGGAATGGCGCGAATGGCGATTCCGGTGGGGAGTTGAGGATCGTCAGAAGTTGGAGCAAGAAAAAGAGAAGTTGCGAGAGGAAGGCGAGCCAAACGTGTTTCTCCCCGCATTATTCTGCTCGCCAACCATGGAACTCGGCGTAGATATCTCCGCCCTGAATGCGGTCTACCTGCGCAATGTGCCCCCCACACCCGCCAACTACGCTCAGCGCTCGGGGCGGGCCGGGCGCTCTGGCCAGGCTGCACTCGTGGTGACCTATTGCGCCGCTCAAAGCCCCCACGACCAGCACTACTTTGCTAATCCGAAGCAGATGGTCAGCGGCATCGTTCGACCTCCCGCCCTCGAATTGGCAAATCGCGATCTCATCGAATCCCACCTTCATGCAGTCTGGTTGGCAGAGTCGGGCCAGAATCTCCAGGAAGACATTCCGCATGTGCTCGATCTCAGCGAGGGGGCACTGCCCATTCGAAAGGAGATCGAAAACAGCTTGAGCGCCCCAGATCTTGCGAGTCGCGCCCATGTTTCGATGCTCCGCGTCCTGAAGAGTGTTGGAGCTGAAATCACTCCGGCAAACGCCCCATGGGCAGCCGACCAGGAAGCATTCGTGTGGACGGTTGCTGGCAATGCGCTGACCCGTTTTTCGACCGCCTTTGATCGTTGGCGGCAGCTTTACTTGAGCGCCCATTCTCAGCTCACGGAGGCTAATCGGAAATCAGAAATGCATGGTCTGAGCAGCGCGGAGCGTCGCGACGCCAAACTCGCACAGGCGCAGGCAAACGAGCAATTGGCCCTGCTCGAAAAGGGCCGGTCTACAGGTGGCTCTGATTTCTACACCTACCGCTATCTGGCCACTGAGGGATTCCTCCCTGGCTACAACTTCCCGCGTCTTCCGATCTATGCGTACGTGCCGGCTCTCGGTGCTGGTGGACCGAAGGCAGCCTACCTCCAACGCGCGCGCTTCCTGGCCATTGCCGAGTTCGGTCCCCGCAGTCTGATCTACCACGAAGGGCGCGCCTTCCGTGTTCACAAGGCCAAGCTCTCTCCGGAGCTTCGCGCCGCCGAAGGTGGTCGTTTAGCGACGCGAACGCTCTTCGTCTGTGAACAATGCGGAGCAGCTCACGAGACCGAACCTGAGCGCTGCCAGGTTTGCTTCGCCAGGATGGGCGGGGTCAATCCCATCCGGAACATCGTTCGAATCGACAATGTCGAGACCAAGCCGGCGGAGCGAATTACCGCAAACGACGAAGAGCGGCAACGTCAAGGCTTCGAGATTCAAACAGTCTTTGCCTGGCAGCAGCGCGACGGACGCCCAGACGTCACATCCGCCGTTGCACAAGACCGCCTTGGGCCCATCCTGCGGCTCGATTACGCGCCAGGTGCGCGAATCAGCCGGGTCAACAAAGGGCTCCGTCGCCGTCGCGAGAAGAGCCTCCTCGGGTTTGGCATAGAACCGGCCACCGGCCGATGGGTAGCTGGGCCGGAGGATGCGGGCAACGGGGACCCGGACCAGGGCCCCCCTGACACGCTGGCGGTCCAACGGATCGTTCCGATCGTGGAAGACAACAAGAACGCTGCGCTTCTCCGGTTCGCTGTCGAACCTCGGTCCATCGTGACGATCGCTACACTTCAACATGCCTTTACCCGTGGATTGGAGACTGTGTTCCAGTTGGAGGAAGGCGAAACGCTAACCGAGCCGGTCCCAAGCAGGGACAACCGTAAGGGCGTTCTCGCCTTCGAGGCAACCGAAGGTGGAGCTGGGGTCCTGACCCGGCTCGTGTCGGAACGCAACCGCCTCGCCGATGTCGCAAGGTCAGCTCTGGGATTGATGCACTATCAGAATCTTGACCATGCCATCTCAACCGGCGATCCCGCGACCCTGACAGAGGTTCCAAATGCTGGTTGCGTCAAGGGATGCTATAGGTGTTTGCTGTCATACTACAACCAGCCCGATCACGAACATATCGATCGCACGGATCCTGAAGTGCTCGAAATCCTTCTCCGCCTCGCCCGCGCGGACGTGGCTCCTCTGGAGAAGAAGCGTAGAGAAGCGGACACAGAGTCACCTGATCTTGCCGGCGAGTGGCGTCTCCCGGAGCCCGACATCAATCCTCTCGTGCTAGACGGCGTCGCGTTCCCGCGTGTTTGGCGATCTCACCTCGTCGTGGCGCCCAGTAAACCTCCTGGCTCCGAACAGCTGGCGGCCCTAGAAGCGCTTGGCTTCTCGGTCATCGTCTTCGACTCTGCGATCTCAGATGCACCGCCAGCAGAGCTGCGGCGCCTACTGGGAGGACCGGCCGAATGA
- a CDS encoding TrbG/VirB9 family P-type conjugative transfer protein: protein MKPSASFLWLVLFAASDLNAQKLETQTPDPKRVVRVETARDHLTVIELNEPVSMVAVGNQNAFTVERRENKVFVKPAEEDARTNLFIWTASGRYSYELVPAPSVEQMHFAIDQPPLQLVSTNTQPRDPVPVNPGSQLPAEMLTQSQAVLLYGERDKTRKVEVLLRDLYQDGDRCYLRYAVLNHGNRAYRPARPSVIHLDPVKSSFSLIPLAGSQVGERALREIKARTAGQAQVVAGEEPEAVPAGKQAAGWIAFRLGASGKREQLVRVAFAPDSTSAVDAVLVLGKDRAVREVAHGRPADE from the coding sequence ATGAAGCCGTCCGCATCCTTCCTTTGGCTGGTCCTGTTCGCGGCCAGCGATCTCAATGCACAGAAACTCGAAACCCAGACGCCCGACCCGAAGAGGGTGGTGCGCGTGGAGACCGCGCGGGATCACCTGACGGTGATTGAGCTGAACGAGCCCGTGTCGATGGTCGCGGTCGGCAATCAGAATGCGTTCACGGTCGAGCGGCGGGAGAACAAGGTCTTCGTCAAGCCTGCCGAGGAAGATGCCCGGACAAACCTCTTCATCTGGACGGCTTCCGGCCGTTACAGCTACGAATTGGTCCCCGCCCCGAGCGTCGAACAGATGCACTTTGCCATCGATCAGCCGCCGTTGCAGTTGGTCTCGACAAACACACAGCCACGGGACCCGGTGCCGGTGAATCCTGGATCGCAACTTCCGGCTGAGATGCTCACGCAGTCCCAGGCAGTATTGCTGTACGGCGAGCGGGACAAGACACGAAAAGTCGAAGTGCTACTGCGCGATCTCTACCAGGATGGGGATCGCTGCTATCTCCGATACGCGGTCTTGAATCACGGAAATCGGGCTTACCGGCCCGCGCGGCCGTCAGTAATCCACCTCGATCCGGTGAAGTCATCCTTCTCCTTGATCCCGTTGGCTGGCAGTCAGGTCGGCGAACGGGCGTTGCGCGAGATCAAGGCCAGAACTGCCGGGCAAGCTCAAGTGGTCGCGGGGGAGGAGCCAGAGGCAGTCCCCGCCGGAAAGCAAGCCGCCGGCTGGATCGCGTTCCGACTGGGAGCATCCGGGAAACGCGAGCAACTCGTGCGAGTGGCATTCGCACCTGATTCCACTTCGGCTGTCGATGCGGTTCTGGTGCTCGGAAAAGATCGCGCGGTTCGGGAGGTTGCCCATGGCCGCCCCGCCGATGAATGA
- a CDS encoding type IV secretory system conjugative DNA transfer family protein: protein MDMQPAPDYKYRPSLIEENPALLLWLLVLGAYVVAVVIAKYAWFLHDRQIVELTLWALLGGVSLFLAVYQLTRAKKAREDSWPNQLPTIPVRADRRIVETAWKENSVVLGYDVHGMPWRWSDETRVMQALVLGQTGSGKTTLLRNIITQDLMRHVGPADEPHRIPMVIFDGKGDLEFFHSLVPYIHRAGRLNDLRLMNPSRPDYSVQYNPFSSEDDNYMAQVSMVFGSFDLHDEFFAKHQLNYLADIVRILHYTGRAFNFYDVMVMALDQSVIEDQVALARHQMARDSSISTQRRLNFEMSAKNLFQSFSDRDRVPKIQGLLNECMTFLDDELSVITGPYDNLLSINEVIDQELILFVSLNINKNTAPVRALGKMLLQNLQLVVGKRYESESERKRTNKPLFSVVMDEFAPFGYRNFAQILNTARGTNTAFLFSMQSLPQLLQVGRGFQQDVSSAPGTTMLLQTRDEETAKYFKQASSQVPVQKRTQQLWRKDFLGFEQFQKAIGATEREQLEYRALDHHIKNLGKGKMEVLMTDPIQGTMHGRLHVRPPSDIRVPCFEPTMFPKLRSSRADVRGANLRFKDQKLAATITMVRRGSI, encoded by the coding sequence ATGGACATGCAACCTGCGCCCGACTACAAGTACCGGCCCTCACTCATCGAGGAGAACCCGGCGCTACTACTTTGGCTTCTTGTGCTCGGCGCCTACGTCGTCGCGGTCGTCATCGCCAAGTATGCATGGTTCCTCCACGACCGCCAGATCGTGGAGCTGACCCTCTGGGCTCTGCTTGGCGGCGTCAGTCTCTTCCTCGCTGTCTATCAACTGACGCGGGCGAAGAAGGCGCGCGAGGACTCCTGGCCGAATCAGTTGCCGACGATCCCGGTCCGCGCGGATCGCCGGATTGTCGAGACTGCCTGGAAGGAGAACTCCGTCGTTCTCGGGTATGACGTGCACGGAATGCCGTGGCGGTGGAGTGATGAGACGCGCGTGATGCAGGCACTCGTCCTCGGTCAGACCGGCAGCGGAAAAACCACGTTGCTTCGGAACATCATCACGCAAGACCTGATGCGGCATGTGGGTCCCGCGGACGAGCCGCACCGGATCCCGATGGTCATCTTCGACGGCAAGGGGGACCTCGAATTCTTTCACTCGCTCGTGCCCTACATCCATCGGGCCGGCCGGCTCAACGATCTTCGACTGATGAACCCGTCGCGACCCGATTACTCGGTCCAGTACAACCCGTTTTCGTCGGAAGACGACAACTACATGGCGCAGGTCTCGATGGTGTTCGGATCGTTTGACTTACACGACGAGTTCTTCGCCAAGCACCAGTTGAACTACCTGGCTGACATTGTCCGCATCCTGCACTACACCGGCCGGGCGTTCAACTTCTACGACGTGATGGTGATGGCGCTCGACCAAAGCGTGATCGAAGACCAGGTCGCGCTGGCCCGGCACCAGATGGCGCGCGACTCGAGCATCTCGACGCAACGACGGCTGAACTTCGAAATGTCCGCGAAGAACCTGTTTCAGTCGTTCTCCGACCGGGATCGGGTCCCCAAGATCCAAGGGTTGCTGAACGAGTGCATGACGTTTCTCGACGATGAGTTGAGCGTCATCACGGGCCCCTACGACAACCTGCTCTCGATTAACGAGGTCATCGACCAGGAACTGATCCTGTTCGTGAGCCTGAATATCAACAAGAACACCGCGCCGGTTCGGGCTCTGGGGAAGATGCTCCTCCAGAATCTGCAACTGGTCGTCGGCAAGCGGTACGAATCCGAGTCTGAGCGGAAGCGTACGAACAAGCCGCTGTTCTCGGTGGTGATGGATGAGTTTGCGCCGTTTGGGTACCGCAACTTCGCGCAGATTCTGAACACAGCGCGCGGCACGAACACGGCATTCCTGTTCTCCATGCAGTCGCTGCCGCAACTCCTGCAGGTCGGGCGCGGGTTTCAGCAGGACGTTTCTTCCGCGCCTGGGACTACGATGCTCCTCCAGACGCGCGACGAGGAGACCGCGAAGTACTTCAAGCAGGCCTCCTCTCAGGTTCCAGTGCAGAAGCGGACACAGCAACTCTGGCGCAAAGACTTCCTTGGCTTCGAGCAATTTCAGAAAGCAATCGGCGCGACCGAGCGCGAGCAACTTGAGTATCGCGCGCTCGACCACCACATCAAGAACCTCGGGAAAGGAAAGATGGAGGTCCTCATGACCGATCCAATCCAGGGCACGATGCACGGCCGTTTGCACGTTCGGCCGCCGAGCGACATCCGAGTCCCGTGTTTCGAGCCCACGATGTTTCCGAAACTGCGCTCATCGCGAGCAGATGTCCGCGGCGCGAACCTTCGGTTCAAGGATCAGAAGCTGGCGGCAACGATCACGATGGTGAGGCGGGGTTCGATATGA